In the Streptomyces sp. cg36 genome, one interval contains:
- the scy gene encoding polarized growth protein Scy, with protein sequence MRGYERQDSHRPDDHLSRFEAEMDRLKTEREKAVQHAEDLGYQVEVLRAKLHEARRNLAARPAYDAADIGYQAEQLLRNAQMQAEQLRTDAERELRDARAQTQRILQEHAEHQARLQAELHTEAVTRRQRLDQELAERRATVESHVNENVAWAEQLRARTEAQARRLLEESRAESEAALAAARTEAARVAEETRQRLGAEAESARAEAEATLLRARKDAERMLGAASAQAQEATAHAEQLRSSTTAESERARQQAAELSRAAEQRMQEAESALREARAEAEKALAEAKESAAKQLAGAESANEQRTRTARTEIARLVGEATKESEALKAEAEQALADARAEAERLVAEAGEKARTSAAEDTAAQLAKAARSAEEMLSKASADAQETTRKASEEAERIRREADAEADRLRSQAEEQADQLKGAAKDDTKEYRAKTVELQEEARRLRGEAEQLRAEAVAEGERIRGEARREGVQQIEEAARTAEELLTKAKADAEELRTSAGAESERVRGEAMERATTLRKQAEETLERTRAEAERLREETEEQAGAVTAAAERAAAELREETERAVAARQAEAADELARLHTEAEQRHASAERALTEARAESERIRREAAEETERLRTEAAERVRTLQAQAEQEAERLRTEAAGDASTARAEAEGAAVRLRSEAAAEAERLKGEAQETADRMRAEAAAAAERVGAEAAEALAAAQEEAARRRREADQTLESARAEAGSERAQAREQSEELLAAARKRVAQAQAEAQRLGEEADRRATELVAAAEQTAQQVRDSVSGLREEAEQEIAGLRSTAEHVAERTRNEAQEEADRVRADAYAERERAAEDATRVRARAQEEAEAAKALAERTVADAMAEAEKARSDASEYAQRMRTDASDALASSEQDAARTRADAREDANRIRSDAASQADRLVGEASAEAERLAAESGAEAERLVSEATAEAERLVSEATTEAERLAAESTATAERLTAEAQRLRDEGQSEHDRLLAEAGERAERTTSEADTYAELVTTEARADASAALAAAAGEAEQTVAAAREQAEELVAEARTESERLLDEARQAADKRRSDAAEQADQLITEAGAEAEKVLADAGAEAERLRAEAAETVGSAQQAAERIRAEAEKSRAKTEEAAERTRTEAREEADRLLDEARTAAAKRRADAAEQADTLVAKAQEEALRAATQAEEQADTMVGAARKEAERIVAESTVEGNSLVEKARTDADELLAGARADATAIRERTEEVRARTEADIEELHERARRESAEQMKTAGERVDKLVKAATEQTAEAEAKAKELLSDANSEASKVRIAAVKRAESLLKEAETKKAELIREATKLRDDAEAQARSTVDEGKRELEVLVRRRADINAEISRVQDVLEALESFEAPSSGGKAGGKEAARAGASAGGTRSSGKSSEG encoded by the coding sequence GTGCGGGGCTACGAACGCCAGGACAGCCACCGGCCTGACGACCACCTCTCGCGGTTCGAGGCCGAGATGGACCGGCTGAAGACCGAGCGGGAGAAGGCCGTCCAGCACGCCGAGGACCTCGGCTACCAGGTCGAGGTGCTGCGCGCCAAGCTGCACGAGGCGCGCCGCAACCTCGCGGCCCGCCCTGCCTACGACGCCGCGGACATCGGCTACCAGGCCGAACAGCTGCTGCGCAACGCCCAGATGCAGGCCGAGCAGCTGCGTACCGACGCCGAGCGCGAGCTGCGCGACGCCCGCGCCCAGACCCAGCGCATCCTCCAGGAGCACGCCGAGCACCAGGCCAGGCTCCAGGCCGAGCTGCACACGGAGGCGGTCACCCGCCGCCAGCGGCTCGACCAGGAGCTGGCCGAGCGGCGCGCCACCGTCGAGTCCCACGTCAACGAGAACGTGGCCTGGGCCGAGCAGCTGCGCGCCCGCACCGAGGCGCAGGCCCGCCGGCTGCTGGAGGAGTCCCGCGCCGAGAGCGAGGCGGCGCTGGCCGCCGCCCGCACCGAGGCCGCCCGGGTCGCCGAGGAGACCCGCCAACGGCTGGGCGCCGAGGCCGAGTCGGCCCGCGCCGAGGCCGAGGCGACCCTGCTGCGCGCCCGCAAGGACGCCGAGCGGATGCTGGGCGCCGCCTCCGCGCAGGCCCAGGAGGCCACCGCCCACGCCGAGCAGCTGCGCTCCTCCACCACCGCCGAGTCCGAGCGGGCGCGCCAGCAGGCCGCCGAGCTGAGCCGGGCCGCCGAACAGCGCATGCAGGAGGCCGAGTCGGCGCTGCGCGAGGCGCGCGCCGAGGCCGAGAAGGCGCTGGCCGAGGCGAAGGAGTCGGCGGCCAAGCAGCTCGCGGGCGCCGAGTCCGCCAACGAGCAGCGCACCCGTACCGCCAGGACCGAGATCGCCCGTCTGGTCGGCGAGGCCACCAAGGAGTCCGAGGCGCTCAAGGCGGAGGCCGAGCAGGCGCTCGCCGACGCCCGCGCCGAGGCCGAGCGGCTGGTCGCCGAGGCCGGTGAGAAGGCCCGCACCAGCGCGGCCGAGGACACCGCCGCCCAGCTCGCCAAGGCCGCCCGCTCCGCCGAGGAGATGCTCTCCAAGGCGTCCGCGGACGCCCAGGAGACCACCCGCAAGGCGTCCGAGGAGGCCGAGCGGATCCGCCGCGAGGCCGACGCCGAGGCCGACCGGCTGCGCTCGCAGGCCGAGGAGCAGGCCGACCAGCTCAAGGGCGCGGCCAAGGACGACACCAAGGAGTACCGGGCCAAGACGGTCGAGCTCCAGGAGGAGGCGCGGCGGCTGCGCGGCGAGGCCGAGCAGCTGCGCGCCGAGGCGGTCGCCGAGGGCGAGCGCATCCGGGGCGAGGCGCGCCGCGAGGGCGTCCAGCAGATCGAGGAGGCGGCCAGGACCGCCGAGGAGCTGCTGACCAAGGCGAAGGCCGACGCGGAGGAGCTGCGCACCTCGGCCGGGGCCGAGTCGGAGCGGGTCCGCGGCGAGGCCATGGAGCGCGCCACGACCCTGCGCAAGCAGGCCGAGGAGACCCTGGAGCGCACCCGGGCCGAGGCCGAGCGGCTGCGCGAGGAGACCGAGGAGCAGGCCGGGGCCGTCACGGCCGCCGCCGAGCGGGCCGCGGCCGAGCTGCGCGAGGAGACCGAGCGGGCCGTCGCCGCCCGCCAGGCCGAGGCCGCCGACGAGCTGGCCCGGCTGCACACCGAGGCCGAGCAGCGGCACGCCTCCGCCGAGCGGGCGCTGACCGAGGCGCGGGCCGAAAGCGAGCGGATCCGGCGCGAGGCCGCCGAGGAGACCGAGCGGCTGCGCACCGAGGCCGCCGAGCGCGTCCGTACGCTCCAGGCACAGGCCGAGCAGGAGGCCGAGCGGCTGCGCACCGAGGCCGCCGGTGACGCCTCGACCGCCCGCGCCGAGGCGGAGGGCGCGGCCGTACGGCTGCGGTCCGAGGCCGCCGCGGAGGCCGAGCGCCTCAAGGGCGAGGCACAGGAGACCGCCGACCGGATGCGGGCCGAGGCCGCCGCCGCCGCCGAGCGGGTGGGCGCCGAGGCCGCCGAGGCGCTCGCCGCCGCCCAGGAGGAGGCCGCGCGCCGCCGCCGGGAGGCCGACCAGACGCTGGAGTCGGCGCGCGCGGAGGCCGGTTCGGAGCGGGCGCAGGCCCGTGAGCAGAGCGAGGAGCTGCTGGCCGCCGCCCGCAAGCGGGTGGCTCAGGCGCAGGCCGAGGCGCAGCGGCTGGGCGAGGAGGCCGACCGGCGCGCCACCGAGCTGGTCGCCGCCGCCGAGCAGACCGCCCAGCAGGTGCGGGACTCGGTGTCGGGGCTGCGCGAGGAGGCCGAGCAGGAGATCGCCGGGCTGCGCTCGACGGCCGAGCACGTGGCCGAGCGCACCAGGAACGAGGCGCAGGAGGAGGCGGACCGGGTCCGCGCCGACGCGTACGCCGAGCGCGAGCGCGCCGCCGAGGACGCCACCCGGGTGCGGGCCCGCGCCCAGGAGGAGGCGGAGGCCGCCAAGGCGCTGGCCGAGCGGACCGTGGCGGACGCCATGGCCGAGGCGGAGAAGGCGCGTTCGGACGCCTCGGAGTACGCCCAGCGGATGCGCACGGACGCGTCGGACGCGCTGGCCTCCTCCGAGCAGGACGCGGCGCGCACCCGGGCCGACGCCCGCGAGGACGCCAACCGCATCCGCAGCGACGCCGCGAGCCAGGCCGACCGGCTCGTCGGCGAGGCGAGCGCGGAGGCGGAGCGGCTGGCCGCCGAGTCGGGCGCCGAGGCCGAGCGGCTGGTGTCCGAGGCCACCGCCGAGGCGGAGCGGCTGGTGTCCGAGGCCACCACCGAGGCGGAGCGGCTGGCCGCCGAGTCGACGGCGACCGCCGAGCGCCTCACCGCCGAGGCCCAGCGGCTGCGCGACGAGGGCCAGTCGGAGCACGACCGGCTCCTCGCCGAGGCGGGCGAGCGCGCCGAGCGCACCACTTCGGAGGCCGACACCTACGCCGAGCTCGTCACCACCGAGGCGCGGGCGGACGCGAGCGCCGCCCTGGCCGCCGCGGCGGGCGAGGCCGAGCAGACCGTGGCCGCCGCCCGTGAGCAGGCCGAGGAGCTGGTGGCCGAGGCGCGCACGGAGTCGGAGCGGCTGCTCGACGAGGCGCGCCAGGCGGCCGACAAGCGCCGTTCGGACGCGGCCGAGCAGGCCGACCAGCTCATCACCGAGGCGGGCGCCGAGGCGGAGAAGGTGCTGGCCGACGCGGGCGCGGAGGCGGAGCGGCTGCGCGCCGAGGCCGCCGAGACCGTCGGTTCGGCCCAGCAGGCCGCCGAGCGGATCCGGGCCGAGGCGGAGAAGAGCCGCGCCAAGACCGAGGAGGCCGCGGAGCGGACCCGTACCGAGGCCCGCGAGGAGGCGGACCGGCTGCTGGACGAGGCCCGTACGGCCGCGGCCAAGCGGCGTGCGGACGCGGCCGAGCAGGCCGACACCCTGGTCGCCAAGGCGCAGGAGGAGGCGCTGCGCGCCGCCACCCAGGCCGAGGAGCAGGCCGACACGATGGTGGGCGCGGCCCGCAAGGAGGCCGAGCGGATCGTCGCCGAGTCGACCGTCGAGGGCAACTCCCTGGTGGAGAAGGCCCGTACGGACGCGGACGAGCTGCTGGCCGGGGCGCGCGCCGACGCGACCGCCATAAGGGAGCGCACGGAAGAGGTCCGGGCGCGCACCGAGGCGGACATCGAGGAACTGCACGAGCGGGCCCGGCGCGAGAGCGCCGAGCAGATGAAGACGGCCGGGGAGCGCGTCGACAAGCTGGTGAAGGCGGCGACCGAGCAGACGGCGGAGGCCGAGGCGAAGGCCAAGGAGCTGCTGTCGGACGCCAACTCCGAGGCGAGCAAGGTGCGGATCGCCGCGGTCAAGCGCGCCGAGTCGCTGCTCAAGGAGGCCGAGACCAAGAAGGCCGAGCTGATCCGCGAGGCGACGAAGCTGCGCGACGACGCGGAGGCGCAGGCGCGGAGCACGGTCGACGAGGGCAAGCGCGAGCTCGAAGTGCTGGTCCGGCGCCGTGCCGACATCAATGCGGAGATCTCCCGTGTCCAGGACGTACTTGAGGCGTTGGAGTCTTTCGAGGCTCCGTCCTCCGGCGGCAAGGCGGGCGGCAAGGAGGCGGCCAGAGCGGGTGCGTCGGCCGGGGGTACCCGTTCGAGTGGCAAGTCGTCGGAGGGCTAG
- a CDS encoding cellulose-binding protein, producing the protein MSDTSSPFGFELVRRGYDRGQVDDRITKLVADRDSALARITSLEKRIEELHLETQNAQAQVSDAEPSYAGLGARVEKILRLAEEEAKDLREEARRAAEQHRELAESAAQQVRNDAESFAAERKAKAEDEGVRIVEKAKGDASTLRSEAQKDAQSKREEADALFEETRAKAAQAAADFETNLAKRREQSERDLASRQAKAEKRLAEIEHRAEQLRLEAEKLRTDAERRARQTVETAQRQAEDIVADANAKADRIRSESERELAALTNRRDSINAQLTNVREMLATLTGAAVAAAGSPVDDEPVSRGVPAQQSR; encoded by the coding sequence ATGAGCGACACTTCCTCCCCCTTCGGCTTCGAGCTCGTGCGGCGTGGTTACGACCGCGGTCAGGTGGACGACCGCATTACCAAGCTCGTCGCCGACCGTGACAGCGCTCTGGCACGGATCACTTCTCTGGAAAAGCGCATCGAGGAGCTCCACCTCGAAACGCAGAACGCCCAGGCCCAGGTGAGCGACGCGGAGCCGTCGTACGCCGGACTCGGCGCGCGGGTCGAGAAGATCCTCCGTCTCGCCGAGGAAGAGGCGAAGGACCTGCGCGAGGAGGCCCGCCGGGCCGCCGAACAGCACCGCGAGCTGGCCGAGTCGGCGGCCCAGCAGGTGCGCAACGACGCGGAGTCGTTCGCCGCCGAGCGCAAGGCGAAGGCGGAGGACGAGGGCGTCCGCATCGTCGAGAAGGCGAAGGGTGACGCCTCCACGCTGCGTTCCGAGGCGCAGAAGGACGCGCAGTCCAAGCGCGAGGAGGCGGACGCCCTCTTCGAGGAGACCCGCGCCAAGGCCGCGCAGGCGGCGGCCGACTTCGAGACGAACCTCGCCAAGCGCCGCGAGCAGTCGGAGCGCGACCTGGCCTCGCGCCAGGCGAAGGCGGAGAAGCGTCTCGCCGAGATCGAGCACCGCGCCGAGCAGCTCCGTCTGGAGGCCGAGAAGCTGCGTACGGACGCGGAGCGCCGGGCCCGTCAGACGGTGGAGACGGCACAGCGCCAGGCCGAGGACATCGTGGCCGACGCCAACGCCAAGGCCGACCGCATCCGTTCGGAATCCGAGCGCGAGCTGGCGGCGCTCACCAACCGCCGCGACTCGATCAACGCGCAGCTGACCAACGTCCGCGAGATGCTGGCGACCCTCACGGGCGCGGCGGTCGCGGCGGCCGGCTCGCCGGTCGACGACGAGCCGGTCTCCCGCGGCGTCCCGGCGCAGCAGTCCCGCTAG
- a CDS encoding ABC transporter ATP-binding protein gives MIELAGLTKRFGSKIAVDHLSFQVRPGVVTGFLGPNGAGKSTTMRMMLDLDNPTDGTVRIDGRHYRDLDEPLKYIGALLDAKSMHGGRSAYNNLLCLAQSNRIPEQRVAEVLDTVGLTAVARKKSKGFSLGMGQRLGIASALLGDPEILMFDEPVNGLDPEGIHWIRNLMKALAAEGRTIFVSSHLMSEMALTADHLIVIGQGRLLADTSMADFIRQNSRSFVRLRSPQWEHLLDVLAGAGIGVVQTADGALEVENGRIEKLGELAAQHQIVLHELSGQQASLEEAFMQMTAGSVEYHAHSETGYAPPPQTPAAPEWGASYRARTEGAAAPHEEV, from the coding sequence ATGATCGAGCTAGCGGGCCTCACCAAGCGCTTCGGTTCCAAGATCGCGGTCGACCATCTGTCGTTCCAGGTCAGACCGGGCGTGGTGACCGGCTTCCTGGGCCCGAACGGCGCCGGCAAGTCCACGACCATGCGCATGATGCTCGATCTCGACAACCCGACCGACGGCACCGTGCGCATCGACGGGCGGCACTACCGCGACCTGGACGAGCCGCTGAAGTACATCGGCGCGCTGCTCGACGCCAAGTCGATGCACGGCGGTCGCAGCGCCTACAACAACCTGCTCTGCCTGGCCCAGTCGAACCGGATCCCGGAGCAGCGGGTGGCGGAGGTCCTGGACACGGTGGGTCTGACGGCCGTGGCGAGGAAGAAGTCGAAGGGCTTCTCGCTGGGCATGGGGCAGCGGCTGGGAATCGCCTCCGCGCTGCTCGGCGATCCCGAGATCCTGATGTTCGACGAGCCCGTCAATGGTCTGGACCCCGAGGGAATTCACTGGATCCGGAATCTGATGAAAGCGCTGGCCGCGGAGGGCAGAACGATCTTCGTTTCGTCTCATCTGATGAGCGAAATGGCGCTGACGGCGGATCACCTCATCGTTATCGGGCAGGGCCGACTGCTCGCCGATACATCGATGGCGGATTTCATCCGGCAGAATTCGCGGAGTTTCGTACGGCTCCGCTCCCCCCAGTGGGAGCACCTGCTCGACGTATTGGCCGGGGCCGGGATCGGAGTGGTCCAGACCGCCGACGGCGCGCTGGAGGTCGAGAACGGCCGGATCGAGAAGCTCGGCGAACTGGCCGCTCAGCACCAGATCGTGCTGCACGAGCTCTCCGGCCAGCAGGCTTCGCTGGAAGAGGCGTTCATGCAGATGACGGCCGGTTCGGTGGAGTACCACGCGCACTCGGAGACCGGCTACGCCCCGCCGCCGCAGACCCCTGCCGCACCCGAGTGGGGGGCGAGCTACCGGGCCCGCACCGAGGGCGCGGCGGCGCCCCACGAGGAGGTCTGA